Proteins encoded in a region of the Novibacillus thermophilus genome:
- a CDS encoding inositol monophosphatase family protein has protein sequence MEAKRKRDVAIAAAREAGALIRENAHRVKKVAFKTSESDLVTDIDKRSEEIIRRHILQSFPDHDILGEEGVEPGPAASSDALAEMRDAEHLWIVDPIDGTTNFVHGFPFFCVSIALAEMGEVTLGIVYDPMREEWFIAEKGKGATVNGERMRVSRDEKLSECLMSSGFPSESHKGAGLFALRPRVRNVRIAGSAALQLAHVAAGRVSGYWEWDVNAWDVAAGVLLVEEAGGRVTDTAGRPYDLSVSHILATNGHIHDKVADILAKAHKAPSNDCT, from the coding sequence ATGGAAGCAAAGAGGAAACGCGATGTTGCCATTGCCGCTGCCCGAGAAGCCGGAGCATTGATTCGGGAAAACGCCCACCGCGTGAAAAAAGTGGCGTTTAAAACGTCCGAAAGTGATCTCGTCACGGACATTGACAAGCGATCCGAGGAGATTATTCGCCGACACATCTTACAGTCTTTTCCCGATCACGACATTCTCGGCGAAGAAGGGGTGGAACCCGGCCCAGCTGCATCGTCCGACGCTTTAGCTGAGATGCGGGATGCGGAACACTTGTGGATTGTCGACCCGATTGACGGGACGACGAACTTCGTACACGGGTTTCCATTCTTTTGTGTCTCAATCGCACTGGCGGAAATGGGCGAAGTCACACTCGGCATCGTTTACGACCCGATGAGGGAGGAATGGTTTATAGCGGAAAAGGGCAAGGGTGCGACCGTAAACGGTGAACGCATGCGAGTTTCGAGAGATGAAAAACTGTCCGAGTGTCTTATGTCCAGCGGCTTTCCGTCTGAGTCTCATAAGGGAGCGGGTTTATTTGCCTTGAGACCGCGAGTGCGCAATGTCCGCATTGCAGGATCAGCAGCACTGCAACTGGCGCACGTAGCGGCAGGCCGTGTGAGCGGGTATTGGGAATGGGATGTCAATGCGTGGGATGTCGCAGCAGGCGTACTGCTCGTCGAGGAAGCAGGTGGACGGGTAACCGATACGGCGGGGCGTCCGTACGATTTAAGTGTAAGTCATATTTTGGCAACAAACGGCCATATTCATGATAAAGTGGCAGACATCTTGGCAAAAGCACACAAAGCACCATCGAATGACTGCACATGA
- a CDS encoding NfeD family protein, producing MFSALLDSTAVILLLVYVGMALIATEFFVKARGIAGLLGLVSMVLYFTAAVEHLSLWMVGLFVVGLTMMIVDGKFVQDGTMAAIGVLLMLVGLVMPTNDFLLGTGVACALILGLLSSLLSFRFLPKRDIWEKLTLRDRFTSEAGYSSINVTYQSLVGQKGRTLTDMRPSGTIEVGGKTYSAVTNGTWLKKGSKVKVESVNGTRIMVVEVKEG from the coding sequence GTGTTCAGTGCACTACTTGACTCTACCGCTGTTATCTTATTGCTTGTTTACGTTGGCATGGCGTTAATCGCGACTGAATTTTTTGTAAAAGCGCGAGGCATCGCCGGATTGCTCGGATTAGTTTCGATGGTGTTGTACTTTACAGCCGCCGTCGAACACTTGTCACTGTGGATGGTGGGGTTGTTTGTGGTTGGTCTCACGATGATGATTGTCGATGGGAAATTCGTGCAGGATGGGACGATGGCAGCCATTGGTGTCCTGCTCATGCTCGTCGGGCTAGTGATGCCGACGAATGATTTCCTGCTGGGGACAGGAGTGGCGTGTGCGTTAATCCTCGGTTTGTTGTCGAGTTTGCTGTCGTTTCGCTTCTTGCCGAAAAGAGATATTTGGGAAAAACTGACGTTACGTGACCGATTTACGAGCGAAGCCGGTTACTCTTCTATAAACGTAACGTATCAATCGCTCGTCGGACAAAAAGGGCGAACACTAACGGATATGCGCCCCTCTGGCACGATTGAAGTTGGCGGTAAAACATACAGTGCTGTTACGAACGGTACCTGGTTAAAGAAGGGATCTAAAGTCAAGGTCGAATCTGTCAACGGAACGCGCATTATGGTTGTGGAAGTTAAAGAAGGGTAA
- a CDS encoding amino acid ABC transporter permease, which translates to MVGRFNWVGVTEFFPELMTGLYYTLIISVVGLLFGYVLGAVFGLGRISTNKLLYGIATVYVEVIRGTPILVQAIWIYFALPLIIQYTLDPVVAGIIVIAINSGAYIAEIVRGAVQSIEKGQMEAGRSLGLSHGQTMRYIIWPQAFKRMIPPMGNQFIISIKDTSLLSVILVPELIFQGRLIVANHFNAVEIYTTVAAFYLAITLSLSIALRRLEKRLDNA; encoded by the coding sequence ATGGTTGGGAGATTTAACTGGGTTGGCGTGACAGAATTCTTCCCAGAGCTGATGACAGGTCTGTACTACACCCTCATCATCTCGGTGGTCGGACTGCTGTTCGGATACGTCCTGGGCGCTGTGTTCGGTCTGGGTCGGATCTCAACAAACAAACTGTTGTACGGCATCGCAACGGTTTACGTCGAAGTAATTCGCGGAACCCCCATTTTAGTCCAAGCCATTTGGATCTATTTCGCACTTCCCCTAATTATCCAGTACACATTAGACCCTGTCGTCGCCGGGATCATTGTCATCGCGATCAACTCCGGCGCGTACATCGCTGAAATTGTCCGTGGAGCGGTCCAGTCGATCGAAAAAGGGCAGATGGAAGCCGGGCGTTCGCTCGGTTTGAGCCATGGACAAACGATGCGCTACATTATTTGGCCCCAGGCCTTTAAGCGCATGATTCCGCCCATGGGCAATCAATTTATTATCAGTATCAAAGATACGTCTCTCTTATCCGTCATCCTCGTCCCGGAACTCATCTTTCAAGGTCGTCTCATCGTCGCCAATCACTTTAACGCCGTCGAAATTTACACCACGGTCGCAGCGTTTTATCTCGCCATTACCTTAAGCCTGTCGATAGCCTTGCGCAGGTTGGAAAAGAGGTTGGATAACGCATGA
- a CDS encoding amino acid ABC transporter ATP-binding protein, translated as MIQVRNLHKSFGQSEVLKGIDCDVQKSEVVCVIGPSGSGKSTFLRCLNMLEEITSGDVVVDGHNLRDPQTDINLLRTEVGMVFQQFNLFPHKSVIENIMLAPLKVRKVSREDARVRALALLEKVGLRDKADSYPRQLSGGQQQRVAIARALAMEPKVMLFDEPTSALDPELVGEVLGVMKQLALEGMTMVVVTHEMGFAREVADRVMFMDEGVIVEEGEPERIFTEPQSERTKAFLDKVL; from the coding sequence ATGATTCAAGTTCGCAACCTACACAAAAGTTTCGGTCAGTCAGAAGTTTTAAAAGGGATTGACTGCGACGTTCAAAAGTCAGAAGTCGTCTGTGTCATCGGCCCGAGCGGTTCTGGAAAGAGTACGTTTCTGCGCTGTTTGAACATGCTGGAGGAGATAACGAGCGGAGATGTCGTCGTCGACGGACACAATTTACGCGATCCGCAAACGGACATCAACTTGTTGCGCACTGAAGTGGGCATGGTGTTCCAGCAGTTTAACTTGTTTCCCCATAAATCGGTCATCGAGAACATTATGCTGGCACCACTTAAAGTGCGAAAAGTCAGCCGAGAGGACGCCCGTGTACGCGCCTTAGCGCTGTTGGAAAAAGTAGGATTAAGGGACAAGGCGGACAGTTATCCTCGGCAGTTGTCCGGTGGACAGCAGCAACGCGTCGCCATCGCCCGAGCGCTTGCGATGGAACCGAAAGTGATGTTGTTTGATGAACCGACCTCCGCTTTGGACCCTGAACTCGTCGGAGAAGTCCTGGGGGTCATGAAGCAATTGGCCCTTGAAGGGATGACGATGGTCGTCGTCACCCATGAGATGGGATTTGCGCGGGAAGTGGCCGACCGGGTGATGTTTATGGACGAAGGGGTCATCGTAGAAGAAGGAGAGCCGGAGCGCATTTTTACAGAACCGCAATCGGAGCGCACAAAAGCTTTCTTAGATAAAGTGTTGTAA
- the pepV gene encoding dipeptidase PepV, which produces MHVSVQWRNEVEKQYDTYLEKVKEFLSIPSVHDETSVKDGAPFGQPVADALEYILNYCEEIGFTTHNVGGYAAHAEYGTGEEIIGVLCHVDVVPAGDGWTWDPFKPELRDGKLYARGAIDDKGPTMAAVFALKIIKELGLPLRRRVRIIFGTDEESGDWVGLRRYFAEQPMPLMGFAPDAEFPIITAEKGILICHLVQDVGTLSAQRESGWTLASFQAGNRENMVADKAEAVLTGDGDVFAVKEQFQSYLMKRRIRGYAEEQNDGVRLVLEGISHHGMEPHKGLNAGLELARFLHALDLDERGRQLIRLIHDYFVDSFFGEKLGIDIEDDINGKLTVNVGTFSYVQDGQAKLGVNIRYPVKAGTSEIMGKLKAAAQAFGYTVAPNVIDQKPHYVKHDHELVKTLQRVYEAHTGEEATLLAIGGGTYGRALDTGVAFGPLFPGEEETAHQKDEYFNVENMKRAMAIYAEAIYELAK; this is translated from the coding sequence ATTCACGTGTCCGTTCAATGGAGAAATGAAGTGGAGAAACAGTACGACACTTACTTGGAAAAAGTGAAGGAATTTTTGAGCATCCCCAGCGTACACGACGAAACGAGTGTGAAAGACGGAGCGCCTTTCGGCCAGCCGGTTGCCGACGCGCTGGAGTACATATTGAACTATTGCGAAGAAATTGGCTTTACGACACACAATGTCGGCGGGTATGCCGCTCACGCCGAGTACGGTACAGGAGAGGAGATCATTGGCGTATTGTGCCACGTCGATGTAGTGCCTGCCGGAGACGGGTGGACGTGGGACCCGTTCAAACCGGAGCTCAGGGACGGGAAGTTGTACGCCCGCGGAGCCATCGACGACAAAGGCCCGACGATGGCGGCCGTGTTTGCCTTGAAGATCATCAAAGAGCTCGGGTTACCGCTGAGAAGGCGGGTGAGAATTATTTTTGGCACCGATGAAGAGAGCGGAGACTGGGTCGGATTGCGGCGATACTTTGCCGAACAGCCGATGCCGCTCATGGGATTTGCGCCGGATGCCGAGTTTCCGATTATTACGGCTGAGAAGGGAATACTCATTTGCCACCTCGTACAAGATGTCGGGACCCTGTCGGCGCAGCGTGAATCCGGTTGGACGTTAGCGTCGTTTCAAGCCGGAAACCGCGAAAATATGGTGGCGGACAAGGCGGAAGCCGTGCTGACAGGTGACGGAGATGTGTTCGCCGTCAAGGAACAGTTCCAGTCGTACTTGATGAAGCGCCGTATTCGCGGTTACGCCGAAGAGCAAAACGACGGCGTGCGGCTCGTATTGGAGGGAATCTCTCACCACGGCATGGAGCCGCACAAAGGGTTGAACGCAGGTCTGGAACTGGCGCGTTTTCTCCATGCGCTAGACCTGGACGAACGGGGAAGGCAACTGATCCGGCTTATCCATGACTACTTTGTGGACAGCTTTTTCGGCGAGAAGTTAGGCATCGATATCGAAGACGACATAAACGGAAAATTAACCGTCAATGTCGGGACGTTCAGCTACGTGCAGGACGGACAAGCGAAATTAGGAGTGAACATCCGCTACCCGGTGAAGGCCGGTACGTCCGAAATTATGGGCAAGCTGAAGGCGGCGGCACAAGCGTTTGGTTACACAGTCGCCCCGAACGTGATTGACCAAAAACCGCACTATGTCAAACACGATCACGAATTGGTGAAAACTTTGCAACGAGTGTACGAAGCCCACACCGGAGAAGAAGCGACATTGCTGGCCATCGGCGGTGGAACGTACGGCCGCGCCCTCGACACCGGTGTCGCTTTCGGTCCTCTCTTCCCGGGGGAAGAAGAGACCGCGCACCAGAAAGATGAGTATTTTAATGTGGAAAACATGAAGAGAGCGATGGCGATTTACGCCGAAGCGATTTATGAATTGGCCAAGTAA
- a CDS encoding glutamine ABC transporter substrate-binding protein: MTDRKGRLLAVLMFSLILLIGLTACGTADTSDAEGSGSGGTGNAESSASGDGDNGLKDTYVVASDTSFVPFEFKENGEYVGFDIDLINAIADEVGFDIDLKTTNFDGIIPGLQTGSFDMAIAGISIKEDRKQKVDFSDPYYESGLRIGVPIDNDTINGIKDLEGKTIATRLGSTSSDFIKENIEGAIPNEYEQLDQAYLAVENGSADAILYDAPNVAYYIQTKGKDTLKMVGDLYQAENYGITFAKGQGELVEKVNDALATLKENGTYDEIYEKWFGETPN, translated from the coding sequence GTGACAGACCGTAAGGGCAGATTGCTAGCCGTCCTGATGTTTTCTCTCATCCTCTTGATCGGACTAACGGCCTGTGGCACGGCTGACACATCTGATGCAGAAGGATCTGGCAGCGGTGGCACAGGGAATGCCGAATCCTCCGCTAGCGGAGACGGCGATAACGGGCTAAAAGATACGTACGTCGTGGCCAGTGACACGTCGTTCGTACCGTTTGAGTTTAAGGAAAACGGTGAGTACGTCGGGTTTGATATTGATCTTATCAACGCCATCGCAGATGAAGTCGGGTTTGACATCGATTTGAAAACGACGAACTTTGACGGCATTATACCTGGATTGCAAACCGGTTCATTTGATATGGCCATCGCCGGAATCAGTATAAAAGAAGACCGGAAGCAAAAAGTTGATTTCAGCGATCCGTACTACGAATCCGGTCTCCGTATCGGCGTGCCCATTGACAACGACACGATCAACGGAATTAAAGATCTCGAAGGAAAGACGATTGCGACGCGCCTCGGTTCGACGAGTTCTGACTTCATAAAGGAGAACATTGAAGGCGCCATCCCGAACGAGTATGAACAACTGGACCAAGCCTACTTAGCAGTCGAAAACGGCAGTGCCGATGCCATTCTGTACGACGCTCCCAACGTTGCCTACTACATTCAAACGAAAGGGAAAGACACCCTGAAAATGGTTGGAGACTTGTACCAGGCTGAAAACTACGGCATAACCTTTGCTAAAGGTCAGGGAGAGCTCGTGGAAAAAGTGAACGACGCACTGGCTACACTAAAGGAAAACGGCACGTACGACGAAATTTACGAAAAATGGTTCGGCGAAACGCCGAATTAA
- a CDS encoding isoaspartyl peptidase/L-asparaginase family protein encodes MGQAALKRWSVCAFVVVLLFSLIAVSSVPDTADATKHKGNVVLAVHGGAGGGSIAEDQREAYQKEVRAALETGKKILDSGGSSVDAVEAAVRVLEDSPLFNAGKGAVFNDDAAHELDASIMNGENLEAGAVAGSKHAKNPITLARTIMEESPHVLLSGDSADWFGMEHGVEMVTQDYYYTQERWDELMRSKEKENDAEAFGTVGAVASDRSGNLAAATSTGGLTNKHRGRIGDSPIVGAGMYANNDSVAVSATGKGEVFIRGTAAVDISALVQYKGLPVEEAARTVIEEKLLPLGGTGGVIALDKNGNFAAPYSTERMIYGYVTEDGQYTIVLSPEDEPDDVPPPSATDIRARVEQFKKEGEFKNSEAARSLTNLLTVVERFEERREADKVVKHMENFKSLLIRQNEDALISDKAYNVLYADAVALIQKWR; translated from the coding sequence ATGGGTCAAGCCGCTTTGAAGCGTTGGAGCGTTTGCGCGTTTGTGGTCGTTTTGTTGTTTTCGTTGATTGCTGTCAGCAGTGTGCCTGACACAGCAGATGCCACGAAACATAAAGGCAACGTCGTATTAGCCGTACATGGCGGTGCAGGTGGAGGAAGTATTGCAGAAGATCAACGGGAAGCGTATCAAAAGGAAGTTCGCGCCGCTTTAGAAACTGGGAAAAAGATTCTCGATTCAGGGGGGAGCAGTGTCGATGCAGTAGAAGCAGCAGTGAGGGTGTTAGAGGATTCGCCTTTATTTAACGCCGGTAAAGGGGCTGTTTTCAACGACGATGCGGCTCACGAACTGGATGCGTCCATCATGAATGGGGAGAATTTGGAAGCAGGCGCGGTTGCTGGCTCGAAACACGCCAAAAACCCGATTACTTTGGCCCGAACCATTATGGAGGAGTCTCCCCATGTGTTGTTGAGTGGAGATTCTGCCGATTGGTTTGGGATGGAACACGGTGTGGAAATGGTCACTCAAGATTATTACTATACGCAGGAACGTTGGGACGAACTGATGCGATCGAAAGAGAAGGAAAATGATGCGGAAGCTTTTGGGACTGTCGGTGCAGTGGCGAGTGACCGGTCAGGAAATCTGGCGGCAGCAACGTCGACGGGCGGCCTAACAAACAAACACCGGGGTAGGATTGGAGATTCGCCGATCGTCGGGGCGGGGATGTATGCCAACAACGACAGCGTCGCCGTGTCAGCTACGGGCAAAGGGGAAGTGTTCATCCGCGGTACGGCAGCTGTGGACATTTCCGCATTAGTGCAATACAAAGGTTTGCCCGTGGAGGAAGCGGCGAGAACAGTTATAGAAGAGAAGCTTCTTCCCCTCGGCGGAACAGGGGGCGTCATTGCGTTGGATAAAAACGGGAATTTTGCCGCTCCCTATTCGACGGAGAGAATGATTTACGGATACGTAACCGAGGACGGACAGTATACGATTGTTCTCTCCCCTGAAGATGAACCCGATGACGTACCTCCCCCCAGTGCTACTGACATTAGAGCACGTGTCGAGCAGTTCAAAAAAGAGGGGGAGTTCAAGAACAGTGAGGCTGCCCGGTCCTTGACAAATCTATTAACTGTAGTGGAGCGTTTTGAGGAGCGAAGAGAAGCGGACAAAGTCGTCAAACACATGGAAAACTTTAAATCTCTGCTTATCCGACAGAACGAAGATGCATTGATTTCCGACAAGGCGTACAACGTGCTTTACGCCGACGCTGTAGCTTTGATTCAAAAGTGGCGGTAG